Genomic DNA from Hymenobacter jejuensis:
ACTTTCCAGTGAAACCTCGGACGTTTCGCACCTGAAAGAGATTCAGCAAAAGGGCTTGCCCCTGGTTTTGTTCGACCGGGTGTCGGCCGAATTGGAGGCCACGCAGGTTGTAGCAGACAATTTTGCGGGGCCTTCGCCGCAACCGAACACTTAATCAAAGCCGGTCGGCGGCGCATTGCGCATCTGACTATTCCGCCGTGGCTTTCCATCACGCAGGAGCGCCTGGCCGGCTATCGGGCCGCGCTGGAGCAGTACGGCTTGCCTTTCGATGAAAACCTGGTGCGTTACGGCACCTTCGGCCCCGATGAAGTTGGCCCGATGGTGGACGATCTGATGTCGCTGTCGCCTACCCCAGATGCCTTTTTTACCGCCAGCGACCGGCTCGCCATGGGCTGCTTAACGGCCTTGCGGCAACGCCACGTAAACATTCCGGAAGACGTGTCGCTGATTGGTTTTACCAACCTAAATGTGGCCGACTTGCTGTCGCCTTCGCTGAGCACGGTGGTGCAGCCTGCGCAGGAAATCGGGCAAGTGGCCGCCGAACGCCTCATCGACCTGATCGAGCGCAAGCAGAAAGCCGCCCTATCGGCACGGTCAAAATCCCGACGGAACTGATCGTGCGCGAATCGTCGCGACCCGTGAACAAGCAGGCGCATCTTGTATAGCAACAAATACCCAAGCAGCACCATCCGCAGTTTTATAATACGTTTGTAAATAATTGATAATCAATTATTTACAAAACAACAAAGGCTTCGTCACTGACGAAGCCTTTGTTGTTTTGTAAGAGCTACTCGTTGTTAGTAACCCGCGTTTTGCTTGAGCGCGGCATCGGTATCCAAAGTAGTCTGGGGGATGGGCAGCAGTTCTTTGCCCTGGCCCGGCACGTACTCAGCTGCCAGGCCGCTACCGGCACTGACGGTGGTCGTAGTGCCCAGCGTTACGCTGGTGCCATTGGGCTGAAGGTTAGATACATAGGGC
This window encodes:
- a CDS encoding substrate-binding domain-containing protein: MPPWLSITQERLAGYRAALEQYGLPFDENLVRYGTFGPDEVGPMVDDLMSLSPTPDAFFTASDRLAMGCLTALRQRHVNIPEDVSLIGFTNLNVADLLSPSLSTVVQPAQEIGQVAAERLIDLIERKQKAALSARSKSRRN